A region of Micromonospora chokoriensis DNA encodes the following proteins:
- a CDS encoding Uma2 family endonuclease has product MAQAAFAPEPAPQHTEPSFDVLRWHDEPWTAQLALDLLPETNGPKVEVLSGSVIVTPHAGYDHQDAELDLAYHLKQAARRAKLWLYLETNVVSGEDLFIPDIVILDAPGGGRTTMGIGHAVLLGEIVSPGNRRKDIIDRPREYAAVGVPFFLRVDLRNRVPTIALYELIEGEYRPVAAAAAGTRFVMREPFEFSIDPGDLLGEEAAPTEPVPESTDEEA; this is encoded by the coding sequence ATGGCCCAGGCCGCGTTCGCGCCGGAGCCGGCGCCGCAGCACACCGAGCCGTCGTTCGATGTGCTGCGGTGGCACGACGAGCCGTGGACTGCGCAGCTCGCCCTTGACCTGTTGCCGGAGACCAACGGCCCCAAGGTTGAGGTCCTGAGCGGAAGCGTGATCGTGACACCACATGCCGGATACGACCATCAGGACGCGGAGTTGGACCTCGCGTATCACCTGAAGCAGGCAGCCCGCCGTGCAAAGCTGTGGCTCTATCTGGAGACGAACGTCGTCTCTGGTGAAGATCTCTTTATCCCCGACATCGTGATCCTCGACGCGCCGGGCGGTGGCCGGACGACGATGGGCATCGGGCACGCCGTGCTGTTGGGCGAGATTGTCTCCCCCGGGAACCGGCGCAAGGACATCATCGACCGTCCGCGTGAGTACGCCGCGGTCGGTGTTCCCTTTTTCCTCCGGGTCGACCTGCGTAATCGGGTGCCCACGATCGCGCTGTACGAGTTGATCGAGGGGGAGTACCGACCGGTGGCCGCTGCGGCTGCCGGAACCCGGTTCGTCATGCGAGAGCCGTTCGAGTTCTCCATCGATCCGGGCGACCTGCTGGGCGAGGAGGCGGCACCGACCGAGCCGGTGCCCGAGTCGACCGACGAAGAGGCTTGA
- a CDS encoding DUF6086 family protein codes for MSYYFTVSGDDVWDPALRIGHLFVSLADGAAVVLGIPSGLAPSDDDTCEVDPQVFPRFVGALFECYSESRHPVRRDLIRGILLTSLVLLDRGGLEVPPGFRGERELVEAVRLLAKAM; via the coding sequence GTGAGCTACTACTTCACAGTTTCCGGGGATGACGTCTGGGATCCTGCTCTGAGGATCGGTCACCTATTCGTCTCGCTTGCGGACGGCGCTGCGGTTGTTCTCGGTATCCCAAGTGGATTGGCGCCTTCCGACGATGATACGTGCGAAGTTGACCCGCAGGTCTTTCCCCGATTTGTAGGCGCGTTATTTGAATGTTATTCGGAGAGTCGCCATCCAGTTCGTCGTGATCTAATACGGGGAATTCTCCTCACGTCTCTTGTGCTCCTGGATCGGGGAGGTCTTGAAGTGCCTCCCGGTTTCCGGGGCGAGCGAGAGTTGGTGGAAGCTGTGCGTCTGCTCGCGAAGGCTATGTAG